In Synechococcus sp. PCC 6312, one genomic interval encodes:
- a CDS encoding DUF4160 domain-containing protein produces the protein MPEISRFFGIIITINYNDHNPPHFHVRYGNQKALISIENLSIIEGKLTPRVLGLIVEWAALHQSELQNNWELARQQQPLQKIQPLD, from the coding sequence ATGCCTGAAATTAGTCGCTTTTTCGGAATCATTATTACGATCAATTACAATGATCACAATCCACCTCATTTTCATGTTCGCTATGGTAATCAAAAAGCCCTAATTAGCATTGAAAATTTATCTATTATTGAAGGAAAACTAACCCCAAGAGTTCTTGGTCTCATTGTTGAATGGGCCGCCCTTCATCAGTCAGAATTACAAAATAACTGGGAACTCGCTAGACAACAACAACCCTTACAAAAAATCCAACCTTTAGATTAA
- a CDS encoding DUF433 domain-containing protein: MATTLINHIEITPGTCGGKPRIADHRIKVQDVFIWHEWMGMSPDEIVYHYPSITLADVYAALSYYHDHLEEIRQQILDDDAFAKEMQAKTPSLVQEKLRRMNE, translated from the coding sequence ATGGCAACAACTTTAATCAATCACATTGAAATTACCCCAGGAACCTGTGGGGGGAAACCTCGCATCGCAGATCATCGTATCAAAGTCCAAGATGTCTTTATTTGGCATGAATGGATGGGAATGTCCCCCGATGAAATTGTTTATCACTACCCAAGTATCACACTAGCCGATGTTTACGCCGCTCTTTCTTATTATCACGATCATCTTGAAGAAATTAGACAACAAATTCTAGATGATGATGCCTTTGCGAAGGAAATGCAAGCTAAAACACCTTCTCTAGTCCAAGAAAAATTGAGAAGAATGAATGAGTAA
- a CDS encoding tetratricopeptide repeat protein — MPTQQRTRGIAATVAGQQKLQETKAAGKEDGTRLTFECIADRISRNSQTSVDPRTIRRFFNGEGIDRDYVLAICTALGLEVTEIVDPNEWHPNKSRQTPQPVATSATLNTTPPTVDEWQGRQTEISELQRALGNDNIRLIGITAAGGYGKSALAVKLTEQLTLDWRVLWVSFTQAYGLAQFGRWLLEQLGQPYDEKWDEETLIQQMVQGLTQGPCLLVLDNLETVVTADADSVYGQFLSRWLATGRNSKLLLTSREKPSFTPNLLRRCHWLALQGLAEADAMRLVTVDYGLTGTESELARFVNQMGRHPLLMQLVCSLMVEQFGAGVTVTAATQLGLDLFSVSGYHRDAETSVGEVVAASLARLSPRLGTLLKRLSVLRIAFDLSLAQGLAAEVTEPELRHLARLSLLQESPPEPLNNKPRQFQLLPLIQMFVQQQADSEVLRVAHQSALAYFLAHLPSPPWKSLDDLTAYLEAFYHAIELGQFEQAYEILTEERGGEGKNKSVDHFLHLQGFYRQEAELYKQVVAGSQREQKCYRNSLNLLGNCYDYLGQYEKAIAYHQQCHDISEEMGDRQGVAMSLSNLGVCYDYLGQYEKAIAYHQQSHDINEEIGNRQGVASSLDNLGLCYHSLGRYEEAIPYHQQSLTIEEEIGNRQGVALSLVNLGICYKSLGQYEKAIAYHQQCHDISEEIGAWQGVAISLHNIGETLIKLENYSEAETKIQASLVISQAINFKSLIAHSFQTLAEIAHQTNQPHLALSHCQAALTLSQELGIPLVKDCEELLAKIQATLAENPKPYNNEEKS; from the coding sequence ATGCCTACACAGCAGCGCACGAGAGGGATCGCCGCAACCGTTGCAGGACAACAAAAATTACAGGAGACTAAGGCGGCTGGCAAAGAGGATGGAACCCGCTTGACCTTTGAATGCATTGCTGATCGTATTTCTCGGAACTCTCAAACTTCAGTTGACCCAAGAACGATAAGACGATTTTTTAATGGTGAAGGCATTGATCGAGATTATGTCCTGGCAATTTGTACGGCGTTGGGTCTAGAGGTCACAGAAATTGTTGATCCGAATGAATGGCATCCCAATAAGTCCCGTCAAACGCCCCAACCCGTGGCGACCTCTGCAACCTTGAATACCACACCCCCCACTGTTGATGAGTGGCAGGGACGGCAAACCGAAATCAGTGAACTTCAACGGGCGTTAGGCAATGACAATATTCGCTTAATCGGCATTACGGCAGCAGGGGGTTATGGTAAATCAGCTCTAGCGGTGAAGTTAACGGAACAGTTAACCCTGGATTGGCGAGTATTGTGGGTCAGTTTCACCCAAGCCTATGGGTTAGCTCAATTTGGGCGTTGGTTATTGGAGCAGTTGGGGCAACCCTACGATGAAAAATGGGATGAGGAGACATTAATTCAGCAGATGGTACAGGGATTAACCCAAGGGCCTTGTTTGTTGGTGTTGGATAATTTGGAAACGGTGGTGACAGCAGATGCAGATTCGGTTTATGGTCAATTTTTAAGCCGATGGTTAGCCACAGGACGCAATAGTAAGCTACTGCTCACCAGTCGAGAAAAGCCGAGTTTTACCCCTAATTTACTGCGTCGTTGTCATTGGTTAGCCCTTCAGGGGTTGGCCGAAGCCGATGCCATGCGTTTAGTGACGGTGGATTATGGTTTGACGGGAACGGAATCGGAATTAGCTCGATTTGTGAACCAGATGGGACGGCATCCGCTCCTGATGCAACTGGTTTGTAGTTTGATGGTGGAGCAATTTGGGGCGGGGGTAACGGTAACGGCGGCAACGCAATTAGGGTTAGATTTGTTTTCGGTGTCGGGTTATCACCGTGACGCGGAAACCTCTGTAGGAGAAGTGGTGGCAGCCAGTTTGGCCCGCCTCTCACCTCGGTTAGGAACATTGTTAAAACGGTTGTCGGTGTTACGGATTGCCTTTGATTTGTCTTTAGCTCAAGGGTTAGCGGCAGAAGTCACGGAGCCAGAGTTACGGCACTTAGCCCGACTCTCGTTATTGCAGGAGTCACCCCCTGAACCGCTCAACAATAAACCGCGACAGTTTCAGTTGTTGCCCTTAATTCAGATGTTTGTGCAACAGCAAGCGGATTCTGAGGTGTTGCGAGTTGCCCATCAGTCAGCGTTGGCTTATTTTTTGGCACATTTACCCTCGCCTCCTTGGAAATCCTTAGACGATTTGACGGCCTATTTGGAGGCGTTTTATCATGCAATTGAGTTAGGGCAATTTGAACAGGCTTATGAGATTTTGACGGAAGAGCGGGGCGGAGAAGGGAAAAATAAATCCGTTGATCATTTTTTACATTTACAAGGATTTTATCGACAGGAAGCAGAGTTATACAAGCAGGTAGTCGCGGGTAGTCAACGAGAACAGAAATGTTATCGCAACTCGTTAAACCTTTTGGGCAATTGTTATGATTACCTAGGGCAGTACGAAAAAGCGATCGCCTATCACCAGCAATGTCACGACATCAGTGAAGAAATGGGCGATCGGCAAGGAGTGGCAATGTCTCTAAGCAATTTAGGCGTTTGTTATGATTACCTAGGGCAGTATGAAAAAGCGATCGCTTACCACCAGCAATCTCACGACATCAATGAAGAAATAGGCAATCGGCAAGGAGTGGCAAGTTCTCTAGACAATTTAGGACTTTGTTATCACTCCCTAGGGCGATATGAAGAGGCAATCCCCTATCATCAGCAATCTCTTACAATCGAAGAGGAAATCGGTAATCGGCAAGGGGTGGCACTCTCTCTAGTCAATTTAGGCATTTGTTATAAATCCTTGGGACAGTATGAAAAAGCGATCGCCTATCATCAGCAATGTCACGACATCAGTGAAGAAATCGGCGCTTGGCAAGGGGTGGCAATTTCTTTACACAATATAGGGGAGACGTTGATCAAACTTGAAAACTACAGCGAAGCAGAAACCAAAATTCAAGCATCCTTAGTTATTTCTCAAGCAATTAACTTTAAATCTTTAATCGCCCATAGTTTCCAAACCCTTGCCGAAATCGCTCATCAAACCAATCAACCCCACCTCGCCCTCAGCCATTGCCAAGCCGCTCTCACTCTCTCCCAAGAACTTGGCATTCCTTTAGTCAAAGACTGCGAAGAACTCCTCGCCAAAATTCAGGCTACATTAGCAGAAAATCCAAAACCCTATAATAATGAGGAAAAATCATGA
- a CDS encoding DUF2442 domain-containing protein, with product MLQDITFVEPLNNYQLHLRFEDNLEGIIDLQKQIEFSGVFEPLKNPDYFAQVKVNPELGTIQWPNGADLDPDVLYAALEI from the coding sequence ATGTTACAAGACATCACTTTTGTTGAACCCTTAAACAACTATCAACTTCATCTCCGTTTTGAAGACAACCTAGAAGGTATTATTGACCTTCAAAAACAAATCGAATTTAGTGGCGTATTTGAACCACTTAAAAATCCCGACTACTTTGCTCAAGTAAAAGTCAATCCTGAACTCGGAACAATTCAATGGCCCAATGGAGCCGATCTCGATCCCGATGTTTTATATGCAGCCCTTGAAATCTGA
- a CDS encoding PetM family cytochrome b6-f complex subunit 7, which translates to MAEEIFNTAVISFTLVLVGLGLGYFLLRVTPDE; encoded by the coding sequence ATGGCTGAAGAGATTTTTAATACCGCAGTAATTTCCTTTACCTTAGTCCTCGTTGGCCTGGGCCTGGGTTACTTCCTGCTGCGGGTTACCCCAGATGAGTAA
- the cbiB gene encoding adenosylcobinamide-phosphate synthase CbiB: MIELSLGHLYSLCGAALLDFWLGDPWHWLHPVQVIGAVIEAGTQLIFGLGQRIPMSVTTQRLYLRISGGLLAWGVILGTGGVSWLLVAGGERLLPGLGWGVAIILLASCLAGRSLRVAAVDVLTPWQQGDLVTARSRLSRYVGRDTENLDAGEILRAVLETVTENATDGVFAPLFYAGVGCLIPGLGPIPLAMAYKAASTLDSMIGYRRFPYADLGWVAAKTEDILTWFPCRLVVLSLLLWAKNPRQAWEICCRDAPLDPSPNAGWSECAYAVVLGVQMGGENYYQGERKVKPRLGKPEQPITVDKIYQALSLTRWLSLAWLSLLTLGIVAWQLYPDLDNIHGLRQ; the protein is encoded by the coding sequence ATGATTGAACTTTCCTTGGGGCATCTTTATAGCCTCTGTGGGGCAGCCCTCCTCGATTTTTGGCTGGGGGATCCGTGGCATTGGCTCCATCCGGTACAAGTGATCGGTGCAGTGATTGAAGCTGGAACCCAATTAATTTTCGGACTGGGCCAACGAATTCCCATGTCTGTCACGACTCAACGGCTCTATTTACGGATCAGTGGGGGACTCTTAGCCTGGGGGGTAATTTTGGGCACAGGCGGGGTAAGTTGGTTGCTGGTTGCAGGGGGAGAGCGATTGTTGCCAGGCCTGGGTTGGGGAGTCGCTATTATTCTTTTGGCTAGTTGCTTGGCCGGGCGGAGTTTACGGGTAGCGGCGGTGGATGTGCTGACTCCTTGGCAACAGGGGGATTTAGTTACGGCCCGATCTCGGTTAAGTCGCTATGTGGGGCGGGATACGGAGAATTTAGACGCTGGGGAAATTTTGCGGGCCGTTTTGGAAACAGTCACAGAAAATGCCACCGATGGAGTTTTTGCCCCCTTGTTTTATGCCGGAGTGGGCTGTTTAATCCCAGGCCTGGGGCCGATTCCCTTGGCAATGGCCTACAAAGCGGCGAGTACCCTTGATTCGATGATTGGCTATCGGCGATTTCCCTATGCAGATCTGGGTTGGGTGGCAGCGAAAACGGAAGACATTTTAACCTGGTTTCCCTGTCGGTTGGTGGTTTTATCGTTGCTGCTATGGGCCAAAAACCCGCGCCAGGCCTGGGAGATTTGTTGTCGCGATGCCCCCTTGGATCCAAGTCCGAATGCTGGCTGGAGTGAATGCGCCTATGCCGTGGTTTTGGGGGTACAAATGGGGGGCGAAAATTATTATCAGGGGGAACGGAAGGTTAAGCCCCGCTTAGGTAAACCAGAGCAGCCCATTACGGTGGATAAAATTTATCAAGCCTTGAGTTTAACCCGTTGGCTTTCCCTGGCCTGGTTATCGTTATTGACGCTGGGAATTGTGGCCTGGCAACTGTATCCTGACCTTGACAACATTCATGGGCTAAGACAATGA
- the psb32 gene encoding photosystem II repair protein Psb32: protein MNGFNSASRPLSLGQFKALTQTLGMIISFFLLVAPPVLATGAYALPVPNDSNPLWVVDQGDIISPLTEGRLEGIAKNLAQSTDTQVHFVTVHRLDYEETPTTFATKLLNRWYPEPEDQANQAILALDTVTNGTYLITGEAVKAKLSDDIAESIAQATMRVPIKDGNYNQAFLDASARIEAVLTGQPDPGPPVEKEVVAEKTYKSLDETDDRSATVIVIVLLIAATVIPMVTYYWYQGSS from the coding sequence ATGAACGGTTTTAACTCAGCATCTCGGCCCTTATCCCTTGGCCAGTTCAAGGCTCTCACCCAGACCCTTGGGATGATCATCAGCTTTTTTCTCTTGGTTGCCCCGCCTGTTTTAGCGACCGGAGCCTATGCCTTGCCTGTCCCGAATGACAGTAATCCCCTCTGGGTGGTGGATCAGGGAGATATAATTAGCCCATTAACAGAGGGCCGCCTAGAGGGGATTGCTAAGAACCTGGCTCAATCCACAGACACTCAGGTACACTTTGTGACAGTCCATCGCCTCGACTACGAAGAAACGCCCACCACTTTTGCAACCAAACTCCTGAACCGCTGGTATCCTGAACCAGAGGATCAAGCCAATCAAGCCATTCTCGCCCTTGACACTGTTACCAATGGGACCTATTTAATCACGGGGGAAGCCGTTAAAGCCAAGCTATCGGATGACATTGCTGAGAGTATTGCCCAGGCCACAATGCGCGTTCCGATCAAGGATGGCAACTACAACCAGGCTTTTTTGGATGCCAGTGCTCGTATTGAAGCGGTTTTAACCGGACAACCCGACCCCGGCCCCCCAGTTGAAAAGGAAGTTGTCGCCGAAAAGACCTATAAAAGCCTTGACGAAACCGATGATCGCTCAGCCACTGTGATTGTGATTGTTTTACTGATTGCCGCTACCGTCATTCCGATGGTTACCTACTACTGGTATCAAGGTTCGTCATAA
- a CDS encoding 2OG-Fe(II) oxygenase — protein MISHRLLDLGQDILLVEKLLDATLCQHIIQVAECIQFDPAKILMGLVDSGVRSGGLLPLDGDDPLKTSTQDLLYEKIKIIQGLVYERYGIDFPNVEMFSILRYQAGEGYRRHVDNLLLASRMMEVAQGIPTRDISIVGYLNQDFTGGETFFDRQDVKVRPQTGSVLVFPSYFTHPHQALPVQSGVKYAFTTWLYY, from the coding sequence ATGATTTCCCATCGGTTACTAGATTTGGGACAGGATATTCTCCTTGTTGAGAAGTTACTGGATGCGACCCTCTGTCAGCACATTATCCAAGTCGCCGAATGTATCCAGTTTGATCCCGCAAAAATCCTCATGGGTCTGGTGGATTCAGGGGTACGCAGCGGTGGGTTGTTGCCCCTGGATGGCGATGATCCCCTGAAAACTTCGACTCAGGACTTGTTGTACGAGAAAATTAAGATTATCCAAGGCCTGGTGTATGAACGCTACGGAATTGATTTTCCGAATGTTGAGATGTTTTCAATTCTCCGCTACCAGGCCGGGGAGGGGTATCGCCGCCATGTGGATAATCTGCTTTTAGCCAGTCGCATGATGGAGGTGGCTCAGGGGATTCCGACCAGGGACATTAGTATTGTCGGCTACTTGAATCAGGACTTTACTGGCGGAGAAACCTTCTTTGATCGGCAAGATGTGAAGGTAAGGCCCCAAACGGGTTCTGTATTGGTTTTTCCATCCTACTTTACCCATCCCCATCAGGCCTTACCGGTTCAATCGGGAGTTAAATATGCCTTTACCACTTGGCTGTATTACTAA
- a CDS encoding 2-phosphosulfolactate phosphatase family protein translates to MQVYIYHTPERVPPDWVPDCAIAVDVLRATTTIATALAAGAEAVQVFSDLEDLDRVSQAWPAEQRIRVGERGGKKVEGFDLGNSPFDCTPDRVKDCRLFMSTTNGTRSLARIQSAKIVLAAALVNRAAVVNYVHQLYPPTVWIVGSGWEGAYSLEDTVCAGAIAHSLWMLTGLSVAEFAGNDETVAALALYRHYEHDLLSLFHQASHGQRLLKLGSLDDLKYCAQTDILDVLPIQTEPKVLVAG, encoded by the coding sequence ATGCAGGTATACATTTATCACACCCCAGAGCGTGTTCCCCCGGATTGGGTTCCCGATTGTGCCATTGCTGTAGATGTCTTGCGGGCCACGACGACCATTGCCACAGCCCTCGCCGCCGGAGCCGAAGCAGTCCAGGTTTTCAGCGACCTAGAAGATTTAGATCGGGTCAGCCAGGCCTGGCCAGCAGAGCAGCGGATTCGGGTTGGAGAACGGGGCGGGAAAAAAGTTGAGGGCTTTGATCTGGGAAACTCCCCCTTTGATTGCACCCCAGACCGAGTCAAAGACTGTCGGTTGTTCATGAGTACGACCAATGGCACCCGCTCCCTAGCCCGGATTCAATCGGCCAAAATTGTCCTAGCTGCTGCTTTAGTGAATCGGGCTGCTGTGGTGAATTATGTCCATCAACTCTATCCGCCCACAGTTTGGATTGTCGGCTCCGGTTGGGAAGGGGCCTATTCCTTGGAAGATACGGTTTGTGCGGGTGCTATTGCCCATAGTTTATGGATGTTGACAGGACTGTCAGTGGCAGAATTTGCCGGGAATGATGAAACAGTGGCGGCCTTGGCTCTCTATCGTCACTATGAGCATGATTTACTGTCTCTCTTCCACCAGGCCAGTCATGGACAACGGCTTCTGAAACTTGGCTCGCTGGATGATTTGAAATACTGTGCCCAGACGGATATTTTGGATGTGCTGCCGATTCAAACGGAACCCAAAGTATTAGTCGCCGGATAG
- a CDS encoding phosphate-starvation-inducible PsiE family protein → MAPRIAANSNIAPQITWFSRQGLVAILETIQDLIVISLCIGLFSFMVLELREMFISLLPPLDFPNVTADILFLLILVELFRLLIIYLQEQRVSIGVAVEVAIVSVLREVIVRGVLEVPWSHVLSACAFLLVMGALLVIRVWLPPTFAGVDPEREIRRRYQLSSILPNNLTREDQPPQDLLTSHNDARANQADNKT, encoded by the coding sequence ATGGCCCCTAGAATCGCGGCAAACTCTAACATTGCGCCCCAAATCACTTGGTTCAGTCGGCAGGGCCTGGTGGCAATTCTAGAAACCATTCAGGACTTAATTGTAATTTCCCTTTGCATTGGCCTGTTTAGTTTCATGGTCTTGGAGTTACGGGAGATGTTTATTTCCCTGTTGCCCCCCCTAGACTTTCCCAATGTTACGGCCGATATTCTTTTCCTGCTCATTTTAGTTGAACTTTTTCGGCTGTTGATCATTTACCTCCAAGAACAGCGCGTCTCCATTGGGGTAGCGGTTGAAGTGGCCATTGTCTCTGTCCTGCGGGAGGTGATTGTCCGTGGTGTCTTGGAAGTGCCTTGGAGTCATGTCCTATCAGCCTGTGCATTTTTATTAGTCATGGGCGCGTTATTAGTAATTCGGGTTTGGTTACCACCGACCTTTGCGGGGGTTGATCCAGAACGGGAAATTCGCCGCCGCTACCAACTCAGCAGTATTCTCCCCAACAACCTGACTCGGGAAGACCAACCCCCTCAAGATTTATTGACGAGTCACAATGACGCAAGGGCCAATCAAGCTGATAATAAAACTTAA
- the murB gene encoding UDP-N-acetylmuramate dehydrogenase: MIKTPTAQIIPGTQCVISPQVPLNGFTTLNVGGAAQWFVAPESIQDLQAAYRWAQEYDLPITVLGAGSNLLISDQGLPGLVIATKHLRRIKWDKETGQVTAGAGRALPQLAHHAARLGWSGLEWSVGIPGTVGGAVVMNAGAHGGCAADYLVSALVLEPDGCLSVVTGSDLAYGYRSSLLQGTQRLVLQATWQMQPDHDPQRVKAATQEHLNQRLSTQPYHLPSCGSVFRNPQPHTAGWLIEKVGLKGYQIGQAQVAERHANFILNCGGAKAMDVFQLIHHVQACVSERWDVLLHPEVKILGEFA, encoded by the coding sequence GACTCTGAATGTGGGGGGAGCAGCCCAGTGGTTTGTGGCTCCGGAATCCATTCAAGATTTGCAAGCCGCCTATCGCTGGGCCCAGGAATATGATTTACCGATTACAGTCTTGGGGGCTGGCTCCAATTTATTAATTAGTGATCAAGGGCTGCCCGGCCTGGTGATTGCGACAAAGCATTTACGGCGGATCAAGTGGGACAAGGAAACGGGACAAGTCACTGCCGGAGCCGGACGCGCCCTCCCACAATTAGCCCATCATGCGGCCCGATTAGGGTGGTCTGGCCTGGAATGGTCGGTGGGAATTCCCGGAACCGTTGGTGGGGCAGTCGTCATGAATGCTGGGGCCCACGGCGGCTGTGCGGCTGATTATTTGGTTTCTGCCTTAGTTTTAGAACCCGATGGCTGTTTATCTGTTGTCACTGGCTCGGATTTAGCCTACGGTTATCGGTCTTCACTCTTACAGGGAACCCAACGCTTAGTCCTCCAGGCCACTTGGCAAATGCAACCCGATCACGATCCGCAGCGGGTCAAAGCCGCCACCCAAGAGCATCTCAATCAACGCCTTTCGACCCAGCCCTATCATCTCCCCAGTTGTGGCAGTGTGTTTCGCAATCCCCAACCCCATACCGCTGGCTGGCTGATTGAAAAAGTTGGCCTTAAGGGCTATCAAATTGGCCAGGCCCAAGTAGCAGAGCGGCACGCTAACTTTATCCTCAATTGTGGCGGGGCTAAGGCGATGGATGTGTTTCAACTGATTCACCATGTCCAGGCTTGTGTTTCGGAGCGTTGGGATGTTCTGTTGCATCCAGAAGTGAAAATCTTGGGTGAGTTTGCCTGA
- a CDS encoding DUF4168 domain-containing protein yields MNKISAYGQALARWGLGLLLVLGLVIGGLGNVNGPAWAATTPETPELTASDISAEKISQFAQAYRQVIALIDSREAELRSAETQAEALQIEQDIETAAITTIEATGLTGPEYLQLLGLANTDPELSQRIVTQLQESD; encoded by the coding sequence ATGAATAAAATTTCTGCCTATGGACAAGCTCTAGCTCGCTGGGGTCTGGGCTTACTTCTTGTTTTAGGGTTAGTCATCGGTGGCCTGGGTAACGTTAATGGGCCAGCATGGGCCGCAACTACGCCAGAAACGCCAGAATTGACCGCTAGTGATATATCCGCTGAAAAAATTAGTCAGTTTGCCCAGGCCTATCGCCAGGTGATTGCCTTAATTGATTCTCGAGAAGCAGAATTACGCAGTGCTGAAACCCAGGCCGAAGCCTTGCAAATTGAGCAGGATATTGAAACAGCGGCAATTACCACCATTGAAGCCACGGGACTAACGGGGCCTGAATATCTGCAACTCCTCGGCTTGGCCAATACAGATCCAGAACTGAGTCAACGGATTGTCACCCAATTGCAAGAGTCGGATTAA
- a CDS encoding glycosyltransferase family 2 protein translates to MTPSLGLAMIVRDEAQDLPRCLASVQDVVEQVVIVDTGSRDQTIEIAQAWGAQVIQSAWENDFAQARNVSLKAIQTDWVLVLDADEALVPEVKQTIQASIEQHDLIAIALLRHEVGVIPPYSAVSRLFRRHPDIYFSRPYHETIDDAVLALMQQEPHWQIGQLEGVAIQHWGYTPSRLQHRDKVTQAIVIMSEYLAAHPEDAYICAKLGGMYLQAGQWDLAQITLEQGLNISAIEPSVASELHYQLGNYYSQVGRQEPAIEQYQAAIREEIPPITKISAQIRLAQAWSRQKNYGQAIAAYETVITLAPEFPLAWQNLGVIYLKLGQIQTSRKYFLEAIHRLKITDPAEAQRLQSELAAMGFILT, encoded by the coding sequence ATGACTCCCTCCCTTGGCCTGGCGATGATTGTTCGGGATGAAGCCCAGGATTTACCGAGGTGTCTTGCTAGTGTCCAGGATGTTGTGGAGCAAGTTGTCATTGTTGATACGGGGTCAAGGGATCAGACCATAGAAATAGCCCAGGCCTGGGGTGCGCAAGTGATTCAATCGGCCTGGGAGAATGATTTTGCCCAAGCCAGAAATGTCAGTCTCAAGGCGATTCAAACCGACTGGGTTTTAGTCCTCGATGCCGATGAAGCTTTAGTTCCAGAGGTTAAGCAAACGATTCAAGCCAGTATTGAGCAACATGATTTAATTGCAATTGCGCTGCTCCGTCACGAAGTCGGTGTCATTCCCCCCTACTCGGCAGTATCCAGGCTATTTCGCCGTCATCCAGATATTTACTTTAGCCGCCCCTATCACGAAACCATAGATGATGCCGTTTTAGCCCTTATGCAACAAGAACCCCATTGGCAAATTGGGCAGTTAGAGGGGGTGGCAATTCAGCACTGGGGCTATACCCCATCACGATTACAACATCGGGATAAAGTCACCCAGGCCATCGTAATCATGTCTGAGTATTTAGCCGCTCATCCTGAAGATGCCTACATCTGTGCCAAGTTAGGGGGAATGTATTTACAGGCTGGACAATGGGACTTAGCTCAAATCACCCTAGAACAAGGCCTAAACATCAGTGCCATTGAACCGTCCGTGGCCTCCGAACTGCACTATCAATTGGGAAACTATTACAGTCAAGTTGGCCGTCAAGAGCCGGCGATTGAACAGTATCAAGCGGCCATCAGAGAAGAAATTCCACCCATAACCAAGATCTCAGCCCAAATTCGCCTCGCCCAGGCCTGGAGTCGCCAAAAAAACTACGGTCAAGCTATTGCAGCCTACGAAACCGTGATTACCCTTGCGCCGGAGTTTCCCCTGGCCTGGCAGAATTTAGGGGTGATTTATCTCAAACTTGGCCAAATTCAAACCAGCCGTAAGTATTTTCTAGAAGCCATCCACCGCCTCAAGATTACAGATCCAGCCGAAGCCCAACGCTTGCAAAGTGAACTAGCTGCAATGGGGTTTATACTGACTTAA